From Actinosynnema mirum DSM 43827, a single genomic window includes:
- a CDS encoding Gfo/Idh/MocA family oxidoreductase translates to MRTALLGFGLGGTAFHAPFLSTVEGLTLSAVVTSRSGEVEGRYPGVEVLTSAEELWSRAADFDLVVVTTPNRLHAAHARAALERGLSVVVDKPFAATAEEARGLAALAEARGLLLAPFHNRRWDGDFRTAARLVRDGELGAVHRFESRFERWRPEVRPGWKESADPEALGSVVYDLGTHLVDQAVALFGRPRSVYAEVRALRAGAQAHDDAFLALTHGGGEVSHLWASALANDLGPRFRVLGSRSSFVKRGMDPQEAALRAGELPGGPTWGHDPGPATLGGAPVELERGAYQDFYAAVARRESPVPVEDAIAGLEVVEAAFESARTGRVVEL, encoded by the coding sequence ATGCGCACCGCACTGCTCGGTTTCGGCCTAGGCGGAACCGCTTTCCACGCACCGTTCCTGTCTACCGTCGAGGGGCTGACCCTGTCAGCCGTCGTCACCTCCCGATCGGGTGAGGTGGAAGGCCGGTATCCGGGGGTGGAGGTGCTGACGTCGGCGGAGGAGCTGTGGTCGCGGGCGGCGGACTTCGACCTGGTGGTGGTGACCACCCCGAACCGGTTGCACGCGGCGCACGCGCGGGCGGCGTTGGAGCGCGGGCTGAGCGTGGTGGTGGACAAGCCGTTCGCCGCGACGGCGGAGGAGGCGCGGGGGTTGGCGGCCCTGGCGGAGGCGCGGGGGTTGCTGCTGGCCCCGTTCCACAACCGCCGCTGGGACGGCGACTTCCGCACGGCGGCGCGCCTGGTGCGCGACGGGGAGCTGGGGGCGGTGCACCGGTTCGAGTCCAGGTTCGAGCGCTGGCGCCCGGAGGTGAGGCCGGGGTGGAAGGAGTCGGCGGACCCGGAGGCGCTGGGGAGCGTCGTGTACGACCTGGGGACGCACCTGGTGGACCAGGCGGTGGCGCTGTTCGGCAGGCCGCGGTCGGTGTACGCGGAGGTGCGCGCGCTGCGCGCCGGGGCGCAGGCCCACGACGACGCTTTCCTGGCCCTGACCCACGGGGGCGGCGAGGTGTCCCACCTGTGGGCGTCGGCCCTGGCGAACGACCTGGGGCCGAGGTTCCGGGTACTGGGCTCGCGCTCGTCGTTCGTGAAGCGCGGGATGGACCCGCAGGAGGCGGCCCTGCGCGCAGGCGAGCTCCCCGGCGGCCCGACTTGGGGCCACGACCCCGGCCCGGCGACGCTGGGCGGTGCGCCGGTGGAGCTGGAGCGCGGCGCGTACCAGGACTTCTACGCGGCCGTGGCGAGGCGGGAGTCCCCGGTGCCGGTGGAGGACGCGATCGCGGGGTTGGAGGTCGTGGAGGCGGCGTTCGAGTCGGCGCGCACGGGGCGGGTGGTGGAGCTGTAG
- a CDS encoding glutathione peroxidase — translation MSIHDIAVNTLTGEPSSLGSLRGKALLVVNVASKCGLTPQYSALERLHAKYAPQGFSVVGFPCNQFGGQEPGTAEEIATFCSATYGVTFPMFEKVEVNGANRHPVYEALVESADADGAAGDVQWNFEKFLLSPDGEVLARFRPRTEPEDEAVVRAVEAALPNA, via the coding sequence ATGAGCATCCACGACATCGCGGTGAACACCCTGACCGGCGAGCCGAGCAGCCTCGGTTCGCTGCGGGGCAAGGCGCTGCTGGTGGTCAACGTCGCCTCCAAGTGCGGGCTGACCCCGCAGTACTCGGCGCTGGAGCGGCTGCACGCGAAGTACGCCCCGCAGGGCTTCTCCGTGGTGGGCTTCCCGTGCAACCAGTTCGGCGGCCAGGAGCCGGGCACGGCGGAGGAGATCGCCACGTTCTGCTCGGCGACGTACGGCGTGACGTTCCCGATGTTCGAGAAGGTCGAGGTCAACGGCGCGAACCGGCACCCGGTGTACGAGGCCCTCGTGGAGAGCGCGGACGCCGACGGCGCGGCGGGCGACGTGCAGTGGAACTTCGAGAAGTTCCTGCTGTCCCCCGACGGCGAGGTCCTGGCGCGCTTCCGCCCGAGGACCGAACCGGAGGACGAGGCGGTCGTGCGCGCGGTCGAGGCCGCTCTGCCGAACGCCTGA
- a CDS encoding bifunctional o-acetylhomoserine/o-acetylserine sulfhydrylase translates to MTWSFETQQVHAGAAPDPTTGARATPIYQTTSFAFRDTAHGAALFSLAEPGNIYTRINNPTQDVLEQRVAALEGGIAAVAFASGQAAETATILNLARAGDHLVSSASLYGGTYNLLHHTLPKLGITTTFVDDPDDLDAWRAAIRPNTKLLFAETLANPRSNVLDITAVADVAHAAGVPLVVDNTVPTPYLLRPLEHGADIVLHSATKFLGGHGTAIAGVVVDGGKFDFGDAARFPDFSDPDPSYHGLRYWPALGHGAFAAKLRVQGLRDTGAAIAPLTSFLVLQGIETLSLRLERHVANARALAEWLDGRDEVERVHYAGLPSSPWHSLAQRYLPRGAGAIVSFELVGGADAGRAFVDGLELFSQLANIGDVRSLVIHPASTTHSQLTAEQQVTSGVTPGLVRLSVGIEAVEDLKADLESGFRAAKSAR, encoded by the coding sequence ATGACCTGGTCCTTCGAGACCCAGCAGGTGCACGCCGGGGCAGCACCCGACCCGACCACCGGGGCCCGCGCCACGCCGATCTACCAGACCACCTCGTTCGCCTTCCGCGACACCGCGCACGGCGCCGCCCTGTTCAGCCTCGCCGAACCCGGCAACATCTACACCCGCATCAACAACCCCACCCAGGACGTCCTCGAACAGCGCGTCGCCGCCCTGGAGGGCGGGATCGCCGCCGTCGCCTTCGCGTCCGGCCAGGCCGCCGAGACGGCCACGATCCTCAACCTCGCCCGCGCGGGCGACCACCTCGTCTCCAGCGCCTCCCTCTACGGCGGCACCTACAACCTGCTCCACCACACCCTGCCCAAGCTCGGCATTACCACCACCTTCGTCGACGACCCCGACGACCTTGACGCCTGGCGCGCCGCGATCCGGCCGAACACCAAGCTGCTGTTCGCCGAGACCCTCGCCAACCCGCGCAGCAACGTCCTCGACATCACCGCCGTCGCCGACGTCGCGCACGCCGCGGGCGTCCCGCTGGTCGTGGACAACACCGTCCCCACGCCCTACCTGCTGCGCCCCCTGGAGCACGGCGCCGACATCGTGCTGCACTCCGCCACCAAGTTCCTCGGCGGCCACGGCACCGCCATCGCGGGCGTCGTCGTCGACGGCGGCAAGTTCGACTTCGGCGACGCCGCCAGGTTCCCCGACTTCAGCGACCCCGACCCCAGCTACCACGGCCTGCGCTACTGGCCCGCCCTCGGGCACGGCGCGTTCGCCGCCAAGCTGCGCGTGCAGGGCCTGCGCGACACCGGAGCCGCCATCGCCCCGCTCACCAGCTTCCTCGTCCTGCAGGGCATCGAGACCCTCTCGCTGCGCCTGGAGCGGCACGTGGCCAACGCGCGGGCGCTCGCCGAGTGGCTCGACGGGCGCGACGAGGTCGAGCGGGTGCACTACGCGGGGCTGCCCTCCAGCCCGTGGCACTCGCTCGCCCAGCGCTACCTGCCGAGGGGCGCGGGCGCGATCGTCTCGTTCGAGCTGGTCGGCGGGGCCGACGCGGGGCGGGCGTTCGTGGACGGGCTGGAGCTGTTCAGCCAGCTCGCCAACATCGGCGACGTGCGCAGCCTGGTCATCCACCCGGCGTCCACCACGCACAGCCAGCTCACCGCAGAGCAGCAGGTCACCAGCGGCGTCACGCCGGGGCTCGTCCGGCTGTCCGTGGGCATCGAGGCGGTCGAGGACCTGAAGGCCGACCTGGAGTCCGGGTTCCGGGCGGCGAAGTCCGCGCGGTGA
- a CDS encoding subtilase-type protease inhibitor, giving the protein MTPIPLLVAAAALAPVLALPAQAAATPDSGPGILPLYQPTVLVLTKVDSGGEHEQALLRCDPPSGTHQRAWQACLALAEVNGHVGRMRDSNQVCTMEYNPIKVSVLGVWRGQTRSFSGEYSNPCVMGSVTKSVFSFAKD; this is encoded by the coding sequence ATGACACCTATTCCACTCCTCGTGGCCGCCGCCGCCCTGGCGCCCGTGCTCGCCCTCCCAGCGCAGGCCGCGGCCACCCCGGACTCGGGTCCCGGCATCCTGCCGCTGTACCAGCCCACCGTCCTGGTCCTCACCAAGGTCGACTCCGGCGGCGAGCACGAGCAGGCGCTCCTGCGCTGCGACCCGCCCAGCGGCACGCACCAGAGAGCGTGGCAGGCCTGCCTGGCCCTGGCCGAGGTGAACGGCCACGTCGGCCGGATGCGCGACTCGAACCAGGTCTGCACGATGGAGTACAACCCGATCAAGGTGTCCGTGCTGGGCGTGTGGCGGGGTCAGACGCGCTCGTTCTCCGGCGAGTACTCGAACCCGTGCGTGATGGGCTCGGTGACCAAGTCCGTGTTCTCGTTCGCCAAGGACTGA
- the metX gene encoding homoserine O-acetyltransferase MetX, which translates to MTGWRDGDPAGGRKWHRGALPGLPFRLAYETWGEPDDDRSNAVLVLHALTGDSHVAGPAGPGHPTAGWWDGLVGPGLALDTDRWFVVAPNALGGCQGSTGPWDTAPDGRPWGERFPAVGIRDQVRAELGLADALGVRSWAAVVGGSMGGMRALEWAVTAPERVRSLLVLAAPAASGADQIALASAQLHALKLHPQEGMAVARRIAHHGYRTAAELNARFGRSVQGDGRFAVESYLDHQADKLAGRFDPGSYRVLTEAMNGHDVGRGRGGVRAALGAVTARTLVAGIDTDRLYPLEQQRELAEAIPAAGDLRVVASPYGHDGFLVEEEQVAALLGELLRVRSPR; encoded by the coding sequence GTGACGGGGTGGCGCGACGGCGATCCGGCCGGTGGGAGGAAGTGGCACCGGGGCGCGCTGCCCGGTCTGCCGTTCCGGCTCGCCTACGAGACCTGGGGCGAGCCTGACGACGACCGGTCCAACGCGGTGCTCGTGCTGCACGCCCTCACCGGGGACAGCCACGTCGCCGGACCCGCCGGTCCCGGCCACCCGACCGCCGGGTGGTGGGACGGGCTGGTGGGGCCCGGCCTGGCGCTGGACACCGACCGGTGGTTCGTCGTCGCGCCCAACGCGCTGGGCGGCTGCCAGGGCAGCACCGGCCCGTGGGACACCGCGCCCGACGGGCGGCCCTGGGGCGAGCGGTTCCCCGCCGTCGGCATCCGCGACCAGGTGCGGGCCGAGCTGGGGCTGGCCGACGCGCTCGGCGTGCGCTCGTGGGCGGCGGTCGTCGGCGGGTCCATGGGCGGGATGCGGGCGCTGGAGTGGGCGGTGACCGCGCCCGAGCGGGTGCGGTCGCTGCTGGTGCTCGCGGCCCCCGCCGCGTCCGGCGCCGACCAGATCGCGCTCGCCTCGGCCCAGCTGCACGCCCTCAAGCTGCACCCGCAGGAGGGGATGGCGGTGGCCAGGCGGATCGCCCACCACGGGTACCGCACCGCCGCCGAGCTCAACGCCCGGTTCGGGCGGAGCGTCCAGGGGGACGGGCGGTTCGCCGTCGAGTCCTACCTGGACCACCAGGCGGACAAGCTGGCCGGGAGGTTCGACCCCGGCAGCTACCGGGTGCTCACCGAGGCCATGAACGGCCACGACGTGGGCCGGGGCCGGGGAGGGGTGCGCGCGGCGCTGGGCGCGGTGACCGCGCGCACCCTCGTCGCCGGGATCGACACCGACCGGCTCTACCCGCTGGAGCAGCAGCGGGAGCTGGCCGAGGCGATCCCCGCAGCGGGCGACCTGCGCGTCGTGGCCTCGCCGTACGGCCACGACGGGTTCCTCGTCGAGGAGGAGCAGGTCGCCGCGCTGCTGGGGGAACTGCTGCGGGTCAGAAGCCCGCGGTGA
- a CDS encoding cellulose binding domain-containing protein, with amino-acid sequence MKTRTGVLLAVAALAAGSYALIPSASAATNLTATFAKTQDWGSGFEAKFTVANGGSSASNNWKIEFDLPSGTTVGSFWDAQVTRNGDRYTATNRDWNAAVGAGSSVAFGFIGAGGGAPTNCTINGAPCTGTGTGNPGDTAAPSVPGGLKATATTADSVTLAWNASADNVGVVAYDVYKGGDKATTVASPTAIVSGLTADTSYQFSVVARDAAGNASAKSPALTAKTAKKAGTTPEPSPEPSPNPNPTPQPSPDPTPDPQPSPAGGRGAPYLFLGWGNPQSATAVMQQTGVKWFTMAFILSSGGCTPSWDGTRPLTGSVDETTIKAIRAAGGDIVPSFGGWSGNKLGPNCSTPEALAGAYQKVIDAYQLKAIDIDIENSDEFENEVVQDRVLSALKIVKQKNPNVQTIVTFGTGTTGPNFWGNRLIERAGALDAKIDVFTIMPFDFGSSNIATDTISAATGLKNKVKSTFGYSDADAYKHIGISGMNGLSDQKELTTAADWTKIRDWSKNNGLGRLAFWAVNRDRGGCDGQVSASCSGISQADLEFTRITAGF; translated from the coding sequence ATGAAGACCAGAACGGGCGTGCTGCTCGCCGTCGCGGCTCTCGCCGCAGGTTCCTACGCGTTGATCCCGTCCGCGAGCGCGGCCACGAACCTCACGGCCACCTTCGCCAAGACCCAGGACTGGGGCAGCGGCTTCGAGGCGAAGTTCACCGTCGCCAACGGCGGGTCGTCGGCCTCGAACAACTGGAAGATCGAGTTCGACCTGCCCTCCGGCACCACGGTCGGCTCCTTCTGGGACGCGCAGGTCACCCGGAACGGCGACCGCTACACGGCGACCAACCGGGACTGGAACGCGGCGGTCGGCGCGGGCTCCTCGGTGGCGTTCGGGTTCATCGGCGCGGGCGGCGGCGCCCCCACGAACTGCACGATCAACGGCGCCCCCTGCACCGGCACCGGCACCGGCAACCCCGGCGACACGGCCGCGCCGAGCGTCCCCGGCGGCCTGAAGGCCACCGCCACCACGGCCGACTCGGTCACGCTGGCCTGGAACGCGTCGGCCGACAACGTCGGCGTGGTCGCGTACGACGTGTACAAGGGCGGCGACAAGGCCACCACCGTCGCGAGCCCCACCGCGATCGTGTCCGGCCTGACCGCCGACACCTCGTACCAGTTCAGCGTCGTGGCGCGCGACGCGGCGGGCAACGCCTCGGCGAAGAGCCCGGCGCTGACCGCGAAGACCGCGAAGAAGGCGGGCACCACCCCGGAGCCCTCGCCCGAGCCGTCGCCGAACCCCAACCCCACCCCGCAGCCGAGCCCGGACCCCACCCCGGACCCGCAGCCGTCCCCGGCGGGCGGGCGCGGCGCCCCCTACCTGTTCCTGGGCTGGGGCAACCCGCAGTCCGCGACCGCGGTGATGCAGCAGACCGGCGTCAAGTGGTTCACGATGGCGTTCATCCTGTCCTCGGGCGGCTGCACCCCCTCGTGGGACGGCACCCGACCGCTGACCGGCAGCGTGGACGAGACCACGATCAAGGCGATCCGCGCGGCGGGTGGTGACATCGTGCCGTCGTTCGGCGGCTGGAGCGGCAACAAGCTCGGCCCGAACTGCTCGACCCCCGAGGCCCTGGCGGGCGCGTACCAGAAGGTCATCGACGCCTACCAGCTCAAGGCGATCGACATCGACATCGAGAACTCCGACGAGTTCGAGAACGAGGTCGTGCAGGACCGCGTGCTGTCCGCGCTGAAGATCGTCAAGCAGAAGAACCCGAACGTGCAGACCATCGTCACGTTCGGCACCGGCACCACCGGCCCGAACTTCTGGGGCAACCGCCTCATCGAGCGGGCGGGCGCGCTGGACGCCAAGATCGACGTCTTCACGATCATGCCGTTCGACTTCGGCAGCTCCAACATCGCGACCGACACCATCAGCGCGGCCACCGGGCTGAAGAACAAGGTGAAGTCGACCTTCGGGTACAGCGACGCCGACGCCTACAAGCACATCGGCATCTCGGGCATGAACGGCCTGTCCGACCAGAAGGAGCTGACCACCGCCGCGGACTGGACCAAGATCCGCGACTGGTCGAAGAACAACGGCCTCGGCCGCCTCGCGTTCTGGGCGGTCAACCGGGACCGCGGCGGCTGCGACGGCCAGGTGTCGGCCAGCTGCTCAGGCATCTCGCAGGCCGACCTGGAGTTCACCCGCATCACCGCGGGCTTCTGA